The Geobacillus genomosp. 3 genome segment CTCGGTGCCGACGATCTCATCGATCATGCCCGGCTGCAGCCGCTTCTTCAGACGCCAATTTGCCTTGACGAAAGCATTCGCTCGTACGATGATGCGCGCAAGGCGCTTGACCTTGGCAGCTGCCGCATCATCAATATCAAAATCGGGCGTGTCGGCGGCTTGCGGGAGGCGAGGCGAATCCACGATCTTTGCGGTGAACGCGGCGTGCCGGTCTGGTGCGGCGGCATGCTGGAAGCAGGCGTCGGGCGCGCCCACAACATCGCCATTACGACGTTGGAAAATTTCACACTCCCCGGTGACACCGCGGCATCGTCGCATTATTGGGAGCGGGATATTATCACGCCGGAAGTCGAGGTGGAAGGCGGCTTGATCCGTGTGCCGGACGCTCCGGGCATCGGCTATGACGTCGACCGCCGCCAAGTGGAGCGGTATATGCAGTTTGCGAAGGTGTTTCATCGTACGGCGACGGCATAAAGGATGATAAAGGGAGAAAGAAAAAATGATGATAAGACCGATTGAAGTTCGCGATGCGGAACATTTCTTGGAGTTGTGCAAAAAAATTGATGAATCTGGTTTTATGTTATTTGAGCCTGGCGAACGGCAAACAACGGTTGAACAACAAAGTAAATCGATTGAAAGAATGTTATTTGAACCGAATAAAATGATCTTTGTTGCTGAAACGGAAAACAAGCTTGTCGGGTTCCTTGCTGTCATAGGAGGCGATGTAAAACGAAATCGACATTCTGCCAATGTTGTTTTGGGAGTTCTTGAAGACTATCAAGGAC includes the following:
- a CDS encoding GNAT family N-acetyltransferase; the encoded protein is MMIRPIEVRDAEHFLELCKKIDESGFMLFEPGERQTTVEQQSKSIERMLFEPNKMIFVAETENKLVGFLAVIGGDVKRNRHSANVVLGVLEDYQGQGIATKLFNKAFEWAKEVGILRLGLTVMKGNDKAFNLYRKMGFVLEGERVQSLRVNGEFVNEYYLYKLL